Sequence from the Meles meles chromosome 10, mMelMel3.1 paternal haplotype, whole genome shotgun sequence genome:
TATGTTTGCGAGTTCAGAAGCTGCTTTTTCAAAGATGtattatgagagaaagagagacagagacagagagagagagcgcgcgagcatgtagggggagggaaaaagggagaggagagagaatctcaggcagactccccgctgagcccaaggtcatgagatcatgaccgagcagaaatcaagagtcgggagctcaactgactgagccatccaggcgcccctcagaagcCACTTGAAAGTTTGTTTGGTGCAACCATCCGTCTGATGCTTGAACTTCCTCTCTTCCAAAGGAAGTTATTAAAGTCATAACATTTCTGAACTGGAAGGAGTCTTTAATTGTGCCGAGTGTCAAAGCCAGGTCTGCGGTGAGCAGAAGTCTAACTCTTATTACAGATGGCTGTCAACATCGCTGTCCCTGATCAAACTTTAAATTCTGGCTCTTTTGGTTCCTTGCTATTACTGCCTTCCACGGAATTGTAATCAGCCTAGCATGGATCTGTCTTGGATTCCGTCCTAGAAAGCTGGTTTATGAAGAAGCCAAAGGACTTAAATAGAAAATGGTTTCATCATCAAAGTAGTTCAGGGAGAACAGCAAGACAGTGAAACGTGGGTTAGTAAGGAGAGCTTATTTGTGTCAGATGAGGGACAAAGTAGATTAGATTAAGAAAAAACCTACAAAGAACAGTTTTAAACAACAATAATGAAAGCTACTGGAAAAGATCAtcgcttttttgtttgtttgtttggttgagTTACCCACATTAGCTGTGTATAATCTCAAATCTTACAATTCaaataagagtttttttttcagacttttataTGGCCATGCTCTTCCTACTTACACATGTGATATATCACATAAAGTTCATGATTTAAAATTTCAGTCTgaattacagaaaacaaagttAACAAATAAAATGACCCTTTTGCCAAAACGGTTCCTGTTATTTCAGCAGAAGTAATTTAAGAGATGCAGAGGAACATAAAGGAGTccaaacagatattttaaaagaacctaTTTGGGGGGagactggttggctcagttgttaagcatctgccttcggctcaggtcatgatcccaggatcctgggatcgagtcccgcatcgggctccctgcttggtgggaggcttgtttctccttctcccactccccctgcttgtgttctctctctgtcaaataaataaataaataagatcttttaaaaaaagaacctatttttaattaaatttactttcaaatgataatagaattaaatttacttaaaaaattaaaaatagcctGATTCATCGAACAACATGCTGACTGTTGTTTCCAGTAAGAGGactattttttaacatcttaattttattttatttttttcagtgttccaagattcattgtttatgcaccacacccagtgctccatgcaatctgtgccctccttaatacccaccaccaggctcacccatcccgccaccccctcccttccaaaaccctcagtttgtttctcagagtcaatagtctctcatccttcatctccccctccaacttcccccagtcacctttcctttccttctcctaatgtcctccatgttattccttatgctccataagtaagtgaaaccgtatgataattgactttctctgcttgacttatttcgctcagcattatctcctccagtcccatccatgttgatgcaaaagttgggtattcatcctttctgatggaggcataatactccatagtgtatatggaccacatgaGGAGAGAACATTTAAACTATGTCAATACCTGTACATATTTCCTTGCAATGCCTTTAAGATGTTAAATACTTACAGGTGTttataagtaaaaagaaacatgggTGGGTGTTACTTCCTGGGCCCCTGGGCCTCAGATAATGCAATGCATGGATCACGTACCCATCCTTCAGGAAACCTCAGGAAGAGAACAGGTCAGGTGGGCTGGCCTGGCTGATTGGCCCCTCTCCCCAAGATAAGAAGGAACTCGATGGCAAATTTACACTCTGACCCATATCACTGCTCTCTCTGGGTAAGCTACTTTGGTTTTCCTTAATTTACTCAGAAGAGCAAGGCACTTGACAGTTGTCTTTGTGCCATGGAGAACCCACGGAACCACTTGGTCATCGTCTTTGTGGCTGGCGTTGTAACATGCCAAGTCCCCAAGCGAACGGCTGCGTCGGTGACTTACCGTAGCTGTAGTTTTTGCTTAGATATGTCGCCAGAGTGGGCTTCACCTTTTTGCACTTGCACCGGTCTgaaggagatgagagagagacaagaagttGGAAAAAGTGTCTCGAAAACCACTCTGGAGAGGAGACAAAGAGGGAACTTCAAGGAGAAAGAACTCACCAGGGCTTAGGCGTTTACAGTCCACATCCAGAGGCCTTTCCTGAACCATCATGTCTGGCGTGATGTCTATCCACTTAACAtctgaaacacacacagagcCGCACGGGTGTGGTCAGTGACTTAGCCCGTTCACCCAGCTGGAATAAAGAACCATCTGGAAGACACACACTAGCATAGCATCACAAAAGAATAATGCTACATTGTAAAAGTGGCATGTGACTTTCAACTCTGTCATACAGACATTCCTGGGCTTAGGAAAGAAGACTTTTAAGTGAGATTTCTTGCCCATCGAGCAAACTGATGTGAATGTGCGTCCATTTGACTTTGCTGATACACACAGCTAACTTCCCTTCcaaatccattttaaaatgttggttttTCCGAGTTGACAGTTGACCCTAATCAAAATATCCAGAATATTTCCAAATCACCACCTCTCCTTTTGCAGTGCAGAAACAGTCCACAGCTAAATAACGCCCCCTCAAAAGCGTAACCTTCTATCATTTACATAATgtaagcaaatttttttttttttttcctgaagcttTGAATTAGAGAGGAGTTTcgattttctcttcattttacttCTCCTTCATGTGTTGGGCAATACTCTGAGCTAGAACCTCAGAAACTACACTAAGACAACAGCATAATCTCTTTAAATGTGCAGGAACCTGGGTCAGGGATAAAGCATGGAAAATATTCTTAGATTTCATTTCAAGAAATGGATTTAAGCTTGCCCCTTCATTCcagaaaaagcatcaaaataacaaaaaagggggggggggaagcaaaagttgatatccagttAACTAAGAGGTCACAGACATTGACCATGAAACAGACATCACAATTTTTCAGAGCAGCTAAATTTACAAAGGGCACTCCTGGTGGGGAGTGAGGACCGGTACTATTTTTTTCCGCAAGAGTTTTCAAGAGCTAACGCTAACTGGAGAATTCCTGTGGGACCGTTTGCAGGAATCAAGGATACAAGCCAAGTGCTTAACCCCGGCCCAGACCCATCCTATGCCCCCACGTATACGCGTGTTTGTTGTCTCTGTTCTCTCACTGTCAATGACAATGCCCTTTATGGTTCTCTTTACAAACACCTCCTAACCCCGCACACACACATAGTCTATGGACCTGGTGTTCTTCAGTTCCCGAAATTCCCCTAGGGAAACCAAACTTTACCCCAAAGTCAGGTCACCAGTCCTTCCCACCTCCTCCAACCCTCGGAAGTGGGACGGGGGACTGACTGCCCAGCcacaggcatagggagaagcgGACGCCCGGTTCTCAGGCGGCAAGAATGCCCCTCGCCCCCTCAGTCCTTCCCCTCGGCCTCACCCTCGGGGAGGTCGGTGACGATGGCTTCTGGCGAGATGCACACGCCGCGATCGTAGACGGGCAGCTCGTCGCAGGCCAGGCTCTCGGGCCAGCTGTGGTTGTACATCTTCATGAGGGGCTCGCAGTCGTCGCGCGCGCTCTGGCACACCGACTTGCACGGCTTGATGGGGTCGTGCAGGAACTCCAGCGTGCAGATGGGCGCGTACATGGCGCAGAGGAAGAAGCGCAGCACCGAGCTGCAGTTCACGTCCACCAGCTCCTCGTACTGCTCGATGGCTAGGATGGCGTTCTCCTGCGTGCTGTGGTGCAGGTGGTTGGGCATCCGCGTGATGTTCCAGGGCATGTGCCGGCACATGGGGATACGCACCGCCTCGCAGGGCGCGCCGCGCACGCAGAGCGCCAGGCGCAGCCCCAGGCACAGCGCCGCCAGGACGGAGAGCAGCATGGCACTAACCCGGCGCGCCGCCGCCCCGACAGGCACAAGGGGCCCCTGGCTTGCTGCCCCTCTAGTCTGTCGTCCTCCCTTCCCCGGGGAGGAAGTCCTTCGGGGGCACGGAGAGGCTCTCCGCCCGCGCTGCCGTCGGTAGCGGTGCGGGGCGGTGGGGGCCGGCCGGGGGTATCCGGCGTCCGGCGCACCGAGCTCGAGCAGCGCCAGCCCTCAGCCTGCGGGGCGCGGACCCGCCCGGGCAGCTCCAGTCCCGGACCCGGCAGCTCTGAGCGCAGCCGGCCTCGGCCATTGCGGGACCCTATTTATCCCGACACTTCCCCTGACGTGGGCCCGGAACGCTCCCTTGGCAGCGGCGGGCGCGGCGCGGGCTCCCCCTCGGTCGCCCCACCCCCTAGCCCTCTCTTTGCCGGAGCGGTGACATCATCTCCTCCGGGCCGCAGCCGCGGGCTGGAAGCCGGCATTTCCCCAAAGTCCCTCCTTTTTAGTCTGGCCAGTCCTTTTTCTTCGCACCAAGAGACAGAGTCTCTGGCAGTCGTTTTGGACACCGGATCCAGGAGGGTGCAGGAGAGGATTTCAGGAGAGAGGAAGACGCTATCTGGGTCAAAGCTGAACTTTGCGCCCTCTCTGCCGCATAGGTTCCCCAAGTAAAGTGTTGGAGGGAAATGGGAACTTGTGCGACCCTTTAATTCTGAACATGCTTGCTGTTTCCAGTAGGGGGCACGAGAGGCGCGGAGCAGCGAGACTACTGCGAGGCTAGACTACTGCGCGATGGACACGTTACATAAACACATCCTCCCCCGCGCCCCCACCAGTTGCACAGAGTtgggttttgttattgttgtgaCTAGAAGACATGAGTTTGGGCTCAGGCTTTTCCAGAATGGCATTTGGTCTGTACCTGCTCCAGGAACAGAACTGTCCGAAGGTGCAATAATAGCATCTTCTAGTTGAGGAATGTTTTCCATCCGCCAACATTCCTCTTGCTTTTTCTCACTCCCTATTCCTCTCCCCAGCCTGAATGCAACCCAGGAGAAAACACAGAGCACCGGGCTGCACAATCtgaaagacttttttcccccttgtcatGCCAAGTGATTTCCAACTCAGCAGCCtagaatcttgatttttttttttaagattttatttatttgtcagagagagagagagagagagagaggcgcgcaagtgagcacaagcagggggagcagctggcggtgggagaagcaggcttcctgctgagcagggagcccaatgtgggactggagcccaggaccctgggatcatgacctgagctgaaggcagatgcttaacagaatgagccactcaggtgtccccagaatCTTAATTTTTGATGTGCTTGAAACATCTGGTGTGCATCTGGTGTGGTTGAAtgttattctttaaaaacatagttcaggggcgcctgggtggctcagtgggttaaaacctctacctttggctcagatcatgatctcagggtcctgggatcgagccccacatcgggctctctgctcagcagggagcctgcttccccctctgcctgcctcgctgctacttgtgatctctgacaagtaaataaaaaaactcttaaaaaaataaaaacatagtttaggggctcctgggtggttgagtcagttaagtgggtgccttctgctcaggtcatgaactggGGTTCCTGgattggagccctgcatcagggtccttgTTCAGCTGcgagcctccttttccctctgctactccccctgcttatgatctccctttcaaagaaataaataaaatcttttaaaaatttatttgaaagagataatcacaagcagacagagaggcaggcagagagagagagggagaagcaggctccctgccgagcagagagcccaatacagggcttgatcctaggaccctgagatcatgacgtgagccaaaggcagaggcccaacccactgagccacccaggcgcccctaaataaaatcttttaaaaaaccataaaaacataGTTCAACTAGAAATCTGAACATATGGCAGatagatttttcatttttgttttgttttttcctttttgtttttattattattttttttgcctCCAAAGCTTAGACTCAAAATGTTAGTTTAGTTTTGACTCTGACCAAAACTAAGAATTAAAATAGCCCAAGGAACAAAAAATATAGCTGGcattttattgagcatttacaaTGGGCTGGGCATGGTGCTAAGCTCTTTAAGTGCactatcttattattattttttttttttttaggaaacatGAATTAAACATGGTAAGTTGAGAGGacaaatgacacaaataaatttCAGGATTCATCCAAGGAGTCGGGTTCTATTTAGGGGAAGCCCAGAGTAGCCAAACAAAGCCATGCGAACCTAGAGAGATATTTCCAGTTTCAGACAGGTCTCGAGCTCCCAGGATGCCAAACCAGGCCAATGAAATATCATGCAAAGGGGATAACCCAGATGACATCCTCAGCCATTTCCAGCAGTCAAACCCAATGAGTCTAAACCTCCTGGCTTAGTGAAAAATATTTGCAGCCCCAATTCCTACAGGGgaagaaaatacagttttgaGAAACAGTGGAATGCCGGCTCCTTTTTCCTGTGAGTTGAAGAGGCAAACTTGGAAAGGGCTGTCCCTGGTTCAGCCAGCTGGAACCCGCTGCATCTGTCCCAGCAAGTATCAAGTCACAACGCTGTGGGCATTGCCCTGATGTTCCCCAGGGCATGTCCTTTAAGAAGGGGTGAGGAGAATATAAGAGGCCCTCTCTATGAAGCTCTTTGGCCCCCTCCGAGAGGTCCACTGGGAGCCAGTATTTAGTGGTTATACTTGGGATGCGGCAGCCGTGAAGGAATCATCAGCAGGTTCTATCAGCTGGCCTCTGTCTTCAGGCCCTGCCTTTAGCACTCAATCTGTTATCCTGTACTTGACATTGATTTGCCCTGCcaggtttctcaacctcagcgcTCCGGACCctggggccagataattctttattGGCTCCTGTGCATTATGGGAAGTTTAGTAGCATCTCTGACCTCCTCCTACTAGATGCCGGTGGCGGCTTAATCCCCACCCAttatgacaatcaaaaatgtctccagatattgccaaggGTCTCCCCTGCTGTTCTCCCCTTTGGCTTCAGTTACCACCTAGATGCCAATGACTTCCCAAACCAGCCCTCTAGCCCTGCTGCTTTCTGGAAGTGCTTTTCCAACTCTTCCTGGGGTATTTCCATCTGTGTATCCCATAGGCATCTCAGAGTCAATCAATCCTAAACTGATTTGTCTTCTTTCCTCATTCAGGACTGAGCTCCCACTGGCTGGAACCGGAAAACTCTTCCTCCTTCTGTACAGTCCCcatctctgctcttccctctcctgctgccaccGTCTCAGGGCAGATGTCACTGTCCCTCATCTGGATAATAacagcctctccctcctccttctccctgtccATTCTCCACACTCACACCTGACAGATCTTCCTAAAGCTTAAGCCTGATGGTGCCCCTCCCTGGCTTTCAAGGCCCTGAGTCATCTGGCTCCAGATGACTCTCCTTAAAAGTGCTACACCCACTTTCCCTTGTCCCCATGTCCTTCATCCAGGCATGTTCTCTCCCCCTTTCACCTGGCCCGCTTCCTCATTCATGAAACACAAATCAACTGAAAAGATGCTATACATCTGGAAAGCAGgagtcctttttgtttttaagtagcttcttttttcttgattctACATGGTACATCCTAATATTACAAAACATAAACCATAAACCCAATTAATTTACCTACCTCTAGGGTTGCGGTGTTGTCAGGTGATGGCTGAGGGTAACACTGTCACTTCAAGTGTGGCCTCAAGTGTGTCACTTCAAGTGTGTCCCTGAGTCCTAAGCCCAAGGGCAAGGGCTTGTCCTCTAGTCCCTTGGCTCTATACTAAGACTGGGGGCTTGAAAATGGTCACGATGAATGACTGATATCATTTCTTCAGGAGGGacccttctttccatttctaatttgGAGGAAGAGGGTGTCAGTTTTGAAAAACGGGCAAGCTGTGGGGGCACAGCAAGTGCAGGAGCCTGGCCTTGCGGACCTTGAACTTGAATTGGTCTCCTAGCATGTGGTCACCTGCTGCACGCTTCACTTGGTGGAGAAACATACTCCTTCTCACCGTccagctctcccctccccccgttTAAAACGCGGATGCCCTTCAGGATGCTAGTGGCACCGCTGCCACTGCATTTCCTGTTGGCAGCAGAGAGCAAGTGAAAACAGAAGCCGCAGCGGGCAGCGGCCCAGGCAGAAATAGCTCCCGCGATTCACGCGAGCCTTCCCAGGCCCCGGTCCCGACTCCCGCACCTCGCGCACCCTCGTCCCGATCGccgcggaggcggcggcgggaggCAACCGGTTCGCCGAGACCGCACTCCCGCACCCCGCGGAAGGCTGCGCGGCGCCCGCGCGGTTCAGCGTTCAGCGCCCCCTGCGGTCCGCGCGGGCTCTCGGCGGGGCGGCGGGCGCGGCGGTCGGCGATGTCAGGGCGCGCTCCGCTCGGCGTGGCCCGGGAGGCCCTGGGCGCCTGGCTGCTAGGCGGCCTCTGCTTCTGGGCGCTGGGCAGCCTCTGCGGCctgggggcggcggcgccgggggcgggAGCCGGGGGCGCCCCGGGGACCCCGCGCCCGTGCCAGGCGCCGCAGCAGTGGGAGGGCCGCCAGGTTCTGTACCGGCAGAGCAGCGGGCGCAACAGCCGCGCCCTGCTCTCCTACGACGGGCTCAACCAGCGCGTGCGGGTGCTGGACGAGCGGAAGGCGCTGATCCCCTGCAAGAGGTACGCGGGCCACGGGGTGGGCGGCCGGGCCGGCCTGGCGGGGGCGAGGTCGCGGGGGCGGCGTGGGGCCACCCGCAATCCAACCGCTGACGGCGCATCCCCGTTACCGAGGAGAAACGTCGCAGGGAGGGTGGCAGTGGGCAGCCCGGTCGGGGGCTGCGTGGAGGGCTGGGCCCACTGCACTTTGAGATCCTCAGAGGGGCGGTGGCGGGTGAAGAAGGAACCCGGCAGGGGCGGGACTGCATCCCGGGGTCCCCGGGGCCCAGGTTAGCCGCACGCTGCTGAGTCAGGCCCTCAGCGCTGGGAGCCCCCTTCATCCATGGGCATCTCATCTCCACCATCTCATCTCTTCCAGGAGCCATCTGCGCGGGAGCACGcagaatgtatatattttaagaattcttgttgcatttttaaaggaataggACAACACTGCGAAAGGTGTGGGGAATCAAGGAAAATATCGCCCACAAACTCATCACGTTGCTCCAGCTATGACATTTTGGTCTACTTCCTTAAAGTTTTTAAAGCAAGTGTGACATACTGTGATCAAAAAACATCATCTTTGTTTACATACCCCGTCTCTTACGCGTTCTTAATCGCCATCTTATCGGTTGGCCCCCGATCTATTTTTAATAGCTGCGCAACTATGCCATTTTCTTAAACCACTTGTCTTGCAATTCAGCTTTCCACTTCTGCTGCGAGAAAGGATGACCTCTGTCTGAGACCTGGTTTCTATTTTGGGATCACCACCTGTCCGTTCCACTGCTTTCCTGTGGACATTCCTATGTGTGCTCCTCTGGGAGGTTATGCCTCCCTCTCTGGGTGACATTTGTGTCACTGGGACGTGCCCTGTGATGTCCATGGTTTAAGGGTCTGGTGAGCAGTAAGGTCAGGGGCAAATTTTGATGTCATTTCACCTAAAAGCGTTTGTTGGAGTGTTAGGCATCTTGAAGAAAGTACTGAAGGGACAGAATCTTTCAAAGCAGTGTATTTGAGAATGGAAGCTAATGCATTTCCACGGGTAGAATGTGAGTGCGGAGGAGGGCTGGAGCAGCCAAGTCATCATGGCGGCCTGGGAGGCTCTCTGAGGCCTCTAAAGAGCCTTATGGTTCCGCCTCAAAGGACAGAATAACAACAGTAAACAGCAACCAGTgtttgagcacttactatatactGGGCATAGTGCTGAGGAATTTCCACATATTACATGAAAATTTCAGCATGACAGTGGAAGTTTTATGATCTCTGTTGCATAGAGGATCTGAAGTCTGGGGATATTCAACATTCTTTTTTCCAGACCACACCGCTGGGACTTGAAGCTGGGTGTCTTCTGGCACCTGTGCCGTTAACCATGCTCTCACGCATTCATCGTGCATTTTTTTCATGGCAAGCACTTTGTGTAAACGGAGTGGGTCTTGGGCCGCAGGGAGGTCACAGTCTGAGGG
This genomic interval carries:
- the SFRP4 gene encoding secreted frizzled-related protein 4 produces the protein MLLSVLAALCLGLRLALCVRGAPCEAVRIPMCRHMPWNITRMPNHLHHSTQENAILAIEQYEELVDVNCSSVLRFFLCAMYAPICTLEFLHDPIKPCKSVCQSARDDCEPLMKMYNHSWPESLACDELPVYDRGVCISPEAIVTDLPEDVKWIDITPDMMVQERPLDVDCKRLSPDRCKCKKVKPTLATYLSKNYSYVIHAKIKAVQRSGCNEVTTVVDVKEIFKSSSPIPRTQVPLITNSSCQCPHILPHQDVLIMCYEWRSRMMLLENCLVEKWRDQLSKRSIQWEERLQEQQRTVQDKKRTAGRTSRSNTPKPKGKPPAPKPATPKKTIKARSAQKRTNPKRV